The DNA window tacggcacaatgtgatcaggaCTGGTTTACGCAACATTAGCATCTCATACTCCAAGATATCTCTCGCTGATGTTGCTAAGAAGCTGAGATTGGATTCTCCAAATCCTATTGCTGATGCTGAAAGTATCGTAGCGAAAGCAATTAGAGACGGTGCGATTGATGCCACAGTTGACCATGCTAATGGATGGATGATATCAAAAGAAACTGGGGATATATACTCAACAAACGAGCCTCAAATCGCATTCAACTCCAGGATTGCTTTTTGCCTTAACATGCACAATGAAGCTGTCCGTGCTCTTCGATTTCCCCCAAATTCCGATAAAGAAAAGGAGAGTgcagagaagagaagagagagacaGCAGCAAGAGCAAGAACTTGCTAAACATATAGCTGAGGAGGATGATGACGAATTCTAATGAATGATGTTCCAACATGGTTGTCAGATTTTCGCACAATGATGTTCCTCACACCGATGGAGGCTACTAGCTTTCAAATAGGTGTGAGCTATGTCTAGGACAAGTATATGTTGGTTGCACTCTGATTCATTAAACAGCGAAGAACCATTTTTTATGTTGAACATAGTTGATATTGCAAGTCTATTAACATTAAATTTTATCAATATACATTTTGTTTCGTTCAATCGAATTAATTGCAACCTTGATGTTTCTAAGTGATACTATACTTTCTGCATGCCCATTACTTTCTTATACTTGAAACTGAATTATGAATTTCAGTAACATTAGAAACAGCCTCAATACGAGCAAAAGATCGAACACAACAGCAAATATCGGACATAATGCGTTTACAACATTTCAACTCAAGAAAGTGGATCAATCACTGTCTAAACATTACATCCACAACTGAAGTGTTTCTATCAACAAAAATGGGTGCTAAAGTTCTGGCAGAGAAACATAATTGAACACATGAATATGGAGTAACATTGTAGTTTTGGGACGAGGTAAAGCTTCtgagaagaagaaaaacgtGCTTCACTGTTCATAGATATTCAGCTAGCTGAATTCAATCCGAAGGGCTTGACAATTGAGCTGACTCGCTCCCCGAAGGTTCTGGATGTGATCTTTTTACCAGGAATGTGAAACGGGTTTGAGACCGCATCAACGTAGGCAGCATGGAACTTCCTGAAAAACTGTGGCAGTTTCCAAGTAAGAAAAGTCAAGTTATGTGCCATGGAATCAAGAACTTCGATAAAACTTTTGAGAAAGCACAAGGGATGATGGAACAGTCAAGTACTCATGCTACCATACATTATACATTCTGACTTCTGAGTTAGTTAGAGAACATCAGATTTTAGTAAACAGTCCAAAGACTAAAGTTTATGACTCCCGAGCATTAACAGTTAAGGAGCTAAATGCAATCCGAAGCAGATTAGTTAACCAAAAAAATTATTCTGAGTTATCACATGAGAGCAAGTTTTACCAGAAGACTTACATTTCTCACATCTGCATCTCGTATATCAAGATCTGTCGTCACCAATATGAACTTCACCTTAGTATTGGTCAAGTAACCATATCTGCAGACATTGCATGATGAACTCAGTTGAGCAGAACAGGAGGAAGTAGAACAGTGTATTGTTTCCTTTCGACAAGGTTTTATGCACTTACACTTTGTAGTTTTCAGTAGGATATAGCAAACCGAGGAATGCCTCGTTTATTGCGGGGCTGGACTTTTTGGGGTTGTTCACTGGTCAAAAACAGCAAAAAGAAGTTCAATCATGAATCCATACATATTGAAGGTAAAATGCGATGGAAACGATCATTGCAGCAATAATATCTATTGAGCTTAAACTAGCAAACAGAGAGAGAGCATTGAAGACAATACACGCTGATTGTAATATTTTCCGAACTGATCTTCCCTTTTACTCTGCTAATTCTGAAATCAAAATTTCCATTACTAATCCATCCACTATTCTCCTCGATCAAATGTGCCTAAATCATACTATCAAAATATGACTATAACTATATATATCAGGGGCAGAGCTAGGAATTTGTAGAGAGGGGGGAAAATTTTTATATGAAGGAATTTTAAGTAtttttgaggaggggcatttagTAAGAGattgaatgaaataaaatttataataggtaatatatatacatgtgttggaaaatgaggaggggcaaatgccccacctAGGCATAATGTAGATTCGCCCCTGATATATATCAAGATGGGAAAAAGGCTTCGGACTTCGGTTGATTTGGAAGATACTAAACATAACAAGCAGCTAAATTCTCCAAAACAGCAACATTATTGACTTGACAGATCCAACACTTATGCTTCTCAATCACAGTACAACTAAATTATCGGTAATTCACAACTGAAATGCGAAATTCAGGAATTGCTAGTTTTGATCCAGTCTCTGGTGTTTATCTATGAACCAACTACTAATGAAGCAACATTAAGATCCAACCCCCAACCCCCAAAAATTACCCCTCTCATCGATGACGTCGAGAGAGCTATGCTTCTAGATCATAGTATAACTAAATTTTCGGTAATTCACAACTGAAATGCAAAATTCAGGAATTGCTACATTTCACAAGTTTTGATCCAATTTACTCCAATCACTGGTGTTTATCTACAAACCAACAACCAATGAAGAAAAATTAAGAAGATCCAACACCTTACCACCCAAAAAATTGCCTCTTTCATCGATGACGTCGAGAAAGCTATGCTTCTATATCATATAGTATCACTAAATTATCATAAATTCACAGCTGAAATGCGAAATTCAGGAATTGCTACATCTCAGCAGTTTTTATCCAATCACTGATGTTTATCTACAACAATCAATGAAACAAAATTAAGATGATCCAACCCCTCACCCCCCAAAACTTACCTTTTTCATCGATGATGTAGAGAAAGCTATGCTTCTAGATCATATAGTATCACTAAATTATCAGAAATTCACAACTGAAATGCGAAATTCAGGAATTGCTACATTTCAGCAGTTTTGATCCAAACACTGCTGTTAATTTATCCACGAACCAACAACCAATTCAACAAAATTAAGAAGATCCCCATCCCCCCATACAAAAACAATTACCTCTTTCATCGATGACGTCGAGAGAACAATGGACTATATGATGAAGCTTGAGTGCATCATCTGATTCAGTAAAACTTTGTATGTATAACGGATTATTCTGCCAATCACAACAAACGCAAACCAAGTATTATCACCAAATTTCGAGTGATCACATCACATTTACAAATTAGGATAACTACAAGAAAGACCCAATCACAGAGAGAAACACAGTTATAGGATGAAACCGGTGCACCTCGTGGCCGACGACGGCGAGGCAGACAATCATCGCTTTGATTCTCCGCTGAATCAGCTCAGATTCTTCGCTGTTTAGATGAAATCGTAAGATTTGGAAGGGTTTACATATTTGACCCcatatctttatttatttacacAACGATCCCTAGGTTTTATGAAGTTGTCGCATTCGGTACTATTCTAGTTTTTACATGtaaatgaaatttaaataatttttgatttaagaaatagtagtaaattttatatattcGTTTGTCCAAAATATCAAGATACAAtaagtaaagaaataaaaaatgattaaaatgatactccttATATAAAGTTTTTCTAGGAATACAATACTTTAATCATACAACAATTAATATTATGTTaaaaaagattttaaatttcatgATTATTCTAACAAATCTAATACTACGTGACGAGCTGTTAAAGTTTgcacaataaaataattagaaatattatttaataagtATAGGGAATATTACTTACTTCAATAACATGATCACGTTATCATTGAATAACATATGGTAGACAAATAAAGAGAATAACTTTACTATCttttagaatttattttttatacatgATGTATTTTATTGTTGCAACTAATCTAATTGGTTAAGGGTCGGTTTTGTCCCAATATTTGGGAGGTTTACCCGAAAATATGTCACTATCTAGGTGATTATCATTTAATAAATACTTACCATTTcatttttgtaataaaatacATCATATAAAAAGTTTTTGCGACCTAAACCATGGGACATTTTGTTGAATAAATATCTTAAACGGTTAACAAAATCAACCTTTACCTAATACTAATAACATCCAAACACTATAATTAGACCAAATCCTAGTCCACTTGTCACATATGATACTCATAATGTAAATTTTGAATAGGTAAATTATCACTAATAAAATTTGATTGTCGTACGTATTTCAAAACTTGAAGAATAACtaacaaaattttgatttttcagaTTTTCTTATGACAAAGAGTCACCACCAAATCGAGCTTGTGTTAGACGAATGAGAATGACTTGTCGGCatgttaaaataaaaaacgtaTATTTAGATACTTCGTTTGAAAGCGCCAAATACGCGCGCCAGATATTGAGTTTTAATTCACCGAACATTTTGTCCATATTACTAGCATTTAAGGCTCGCGACTCAACTTCGATTTTACTAGAATTGTTTGTCGTACTAAAAATCAGAAAAATCGAAACTTCATGATCAAAACTCCAAATATGCTTCTAAGGCACGTATTACCAAAATGCCCTTGACTTCACCGATATATTATCAAAACTCCAAATATGCTTCTAAGCGGCGCgtgatgtatatatatatacacatttctTCTATAAATTAATAAGATCGACGCACAGAGCTGCTCGactttcttcttccttttttcaATCGATTAAAATTTTGCGTAAGGTAATCGATAACATTATTGTCTCTATTCCTCAATTTGATGTGCAATCGATTGACAACCATTTTATCGACGCTTCTCAGAATTCTATAATCCATTtctgaatttctatttttttctggatgttgatagttttatttttggTGAATGTATTTTGGTACGGAATAGAGTCGGCTGATCTTGTTTTCGGtaaagaaagagtatctgtttcTTCTGTTTCAGCTTCAgctgcaaagaaagagtatttTGGTATATGAATTTGGAGCTGGTCTAGGGATTTATGTTGTACTTAGTATATAATTTCTTATTTCATTGTAAACAGCTGATGATTTttgcctttttcctttattgTGGTGATTAGAGTCACATCCAGTTAATGAATGTTTAATAGATTCATTACTAAATTCATAGGGTGGAGTTAGTTTGAAGTTAAAGATAAAGAAAACGAGATGATTTGAGCTTAATCGGTTCATAACTAAATCTGTATACAGTGTATTGTAGCTGTGTTCTTTCAATGTCTTTGAGATGAAGTTAATTCTGCTAGGCTTATGAATATCTTTCTAGTTGAGTGATATGCTTTTTTCTTCATTAAGGTTGCCATGGCATTGGGTACCTTTATCACATTTCAGATAGGGAGAGGCATTTTCAACCCTCTTGTTTTTGGGAAAAATGTATTGAACTGGTTTGTATATACCCTAATCCAACTCAACCAAATGATAATTACGTGTCATTTTTTAACCATGGGATGATGATACTTGGAGTTATAAGAAGAATTATTTCAAATTACATGGTTAGGACTATAACATATCTTAGTGGATTCATTTGGACTTCATTTTTTGGTCAGTTGAGCTTGATGAAGATCTCGTAATATATGAATGGATTTAGAGAAAGTCACAGATTATGAGAAGCAAAAGCTTTTAAATGTCCTATCGACAAAAAACATCTTTTGACTTTCTCCATGTTTTGTATTTGCTAGATGGAATCTGAGCAGAAATCGGGCATTCTGGATGCAAATAATGACTATAAAGCAACCTCAGAAGAAAGTAATTCTTCATCTTGTGGACGTAGTGGTGACCAAAACATGAGCTATGATAATAAACCTGGTGAGATCCTCCAGAACTTGCAGAATGTCTCATACATCTACCGACAAGATGTTGTCAGATGCAAATCAAAAACTCAAATTGGGATAGTGACTGAAGTTGCTGGggattcagattcagattcagattcagatagCAGCAtaactgatgatgaagatgaagatgaagatgggGGAGGAGTTGATAATGAAAAGGATGATGAGGCAGGTTCTAATGAGGAAGGTGATTTAGAAAATGACGAAAATTCTGGAGAGAATGCTGTTGATAGTAATGAAAGTAATGACTCTAAGAACAACCCACTCACTGCAGACCAAGTTAGGGTGCTTTGGATGGATGGGGCTGCAACAACAGAAACTACTACCGACGTGGAAGTTATTGATAGAGGATTTTTACATGGAGACTATGTGGCTGCTGCTTCTGATCCAACTGGCCAAATAGGTATAGTGGTGGATGTGAATATCAATGTCGATTTATTAACACATGATGGGTCTGTTATAAAGGATAAAGCATCCAGAGATCTGATGCGCATAAGAGATTTCACTATTGGGGATCATGTGGTACTTGGGCCTTGGCTAGGTAGAATTGAAGATGTTTTTGATAATGTTACTGTTCAGTTTGATGATGGTTCTGTCTGCAAAGTGATGAAAGCTGACCCACTCCATCTTAAACCAGTTGGTAAGAATATACTGGAAGATGGACATTTCCCGTATTATCCAGGTCAACGTGTGCAGTCAAGCTCTTCATCAGTTTTCAAGAATTCTCGGTGGTTATCTGGGTCATGGAAAGCTAACAAAGTACAAGGTACAGTAATCAATGTTACTGTAGGATCAGTGTTCATTTACTGGATTGCATCTGCTGGTTATGGGCCTGATTCGGATACTACTCCTGCTGAAGAGCAGAGTCCTAAGAACTTAAAACTACTATCTTGTTTTGCACATACAAATTGGCAGTTGGGAGATTGGTGCCTACTCCCGTTCTCCAAGGAGTCAACAGTTACAACCTTGAACAAGGGATCAAACAAAGCTGATTCCCACGATTCTACTAAGGGCGAGCATGAATTTACTGGAACAGTTGATGATTCCGATGCAGAAATGGCCACTACGGAGCAATCATCTGAGAATAATAAATCTATTGGAAATGATTTAGTTGCTTCATCTGTCCAAAATTGTGAAACATCAAAAGAAAATAAGACCTCAGCAGAAGACTCAGGCAATAGTTCAGTGCCAGCTTCAAAGGAAGTTCTTCATCGCAAGAAGTTGCGTAAAGTGGTAGTTAGAAAGGACAAGAAATCCCGAaagaaattagaaaattttgAAAGGGCTCTCTTAATTTGCAACACCAGTACAAAAGTTGATGTTGTCTGGCAGGATGGCAAGATAAAATGTGACCTGGATTCAACATCTTTAATTCCTATTGATAGTCCTGGTGATCATGAATTTGTTGCAGAACAGTATGTTGTGGAAAAAGCTGCTGACAGTGATGATGCTGTTGAGACCAGACGAGTTGGGGTTATAAAAAGTGTCGATGCAAAAGACCGGACCGCCTGTGTTAGGTGGTTGAAGCCTGTTGCAAGGGCGGAGGACCCTAGAGAATTTGATAAAGAGGAAATGGTGAGTGTTTATGAGCTAGAGGGGCACCCTGATTACGATTATTGTTATGGAGATGTAGTTGTTAGGCTGTCACCTATTTCTTTACCAGACCAAATGGATTCTCTTGTGCATTCTGTTGAAAACATGGCACTAACTCATCCGGACGAGCTGAAACAAGAAAATGGGGAGCATTATGGATGTGGAAGTACTGAAACCACACTTATTCATGATGAATCTACTGAATTTGCTGACCTCTCTTGGGTCGGGAACATCACAGGTTTGAGAGATGGTGATATAGAAGTCACATGGGCTGATGGAATGATATCAACGGTAATTCTTTTCCAAAGGATACATGAATATCATCATTCTACTTCTTCTCTTACAAAAAATACTTCATGCTAACagttttcttgttctttttcgTGAACTCTACCTTAATGTAAAACTTCATTGGCATGTCAGGTTGGTCCTCAGGCGATATATGTTGTTGGCCGGGATGATGATGAGTCCATTGCTGGTGGAAGTGATGGCGATGATGCAGCTAGCTGGGAAACAGTTGAAGATGACACAGACAATGTCAATGATCCTGAGGTAAAGGTTATTAGCTATATTTGATTCATCCAGTAGTTGACTATATTTGCCAGCATCATAAATTGTTGTTCAATCCCTTCTTTGAGGCTTTAATTTAAGGCTGTTGGACCGTGGTATGGCACAAAGCTATTGCCAGTGAAACTATGCACTGAGAAAGTTTAAGAGGTTTAGTGTAGATACTTAGCACATGACTCGAGAGTAATTGATAATATAAATGTGATTTCAGTGGCCTGAAACTCTAAAAATTAGGGATATTTGATTCGATGACCTATGTAACTGTTTCTTTTGCTGCTTTATAATATCAAAATCTCTGCATAGCAAACACAGTGTTTGGCTTCAATATGCAATCTTTTACTAGTTATTATCATCAATGTTGTTCCTATGGAAGATTTTCTCTAGTTATTTAATAtgtgttttgaattttttaggACCATGGGATGGAAAATGCAGTAGACAGCAGGCCTGAAATTGAAGATGAAACCATTAATGCAGAAAATTCTGGAAAGAATGGAGCTCTTTCACTTCCCCTAGCTGCAATTGGTTTTATGACTAGACTAGCCTCTGGAATATTTTCCAGGGGACAGAAAAATTCTGACCCGTCGGAGATAGATATACAAAATGAAGATGTTCTTCAACCTGAAGCTAAAGATCATGACGGTGGATCAAGCTCTCATAAACAGCATGATATTGATGAACGCCTTGCTAAGCTAACGAAATGTGAGGAGGAGGATCATGAGGCTGCAGAGGCCTCTGATCTGTTAGAAATCGCTGAGACATTATGTAACTTAAAACCTCCAGAATCGAATGCTTCTGCGCGTGAAGAGTTTATTTCAACATTCAAAGGATTTGATATAGTTAGAGATCCTTTAGACCATAACTTTCTTGGTTCACAGAATCAGGTTCGTACTTCCTAGTCATGCTGATCATGCAATATCAGAATGTAAATAATTTGTGTATTAGTATCGAGGTTACCCAGGGCAACCTTTAAATATCTTGTCTGTTATTTCTCTGAAATTCGAGTGATACTTTTATAACATCTTGCAGAACAATTCCGCTAGGAAGTGGCTCAAGAAAGTTCAACAAGATTGGGACATTCTTCAGAATAATCTGCCGGGTATGCTCCTGATTCTCTAAGATGTTAATCTTTGTGATCAGATGGGAAGCTGTCTTTTTAACCTCAGTTACTGGTAATCAGAGGGTATATATGTACGCGTCTATGAAGATAGAATGGATTTATTGAGGGCTGTGATAGTTGGAGCTTATGGGACTCCTTACCAAGATGGACTTTTCTTCTTCGATTTTCACCTTCCTCCAGAATATCCAGATGTTCCTCCTGTACGAAAACTTCTACTTATATATGTTTTTTCTTTATGGTGGTGCATTTTTTGCCTGAAGcttgaatattttatgcatgCTAATGATAATCTGATTGTATTCTTCTGCAGTCTGCATACTACCACTCTGGAGGATGGAGAATAAATCCAAATTTATACGAGGAAGGAAAGGTTTGCCTCAGTCTATTGAATACGTGGACAGGTAGAGGAAATGAGGTCTGGGATCCTTCAACATCGAGCATTCTTCAAGTACTGGTTTCACTCCAAGGCCTAGTATTAAATGCAAAGCCATATTTCAATGAAGCTGGATATGACAAACAAGTTGGGACAGCCGAAGGGGAGAAAAATTCTCTGTCCTACAATGAGAATACATTTTTATTGAATTGTAAGATGATGATGTATCTGATGCGGAGGCCCCCAAAGGTGATTAATTCAACACTTCCTCATTCTTCCCACATTTTTATTGCTTGTTTGGAGATCTTTGTCGATATAGTATACCCCCCATCCGTACTTCCAATTACTGTGCATTATCGCCTTCCTTCTTTCTTCGTTTTACAATGCTTGTAGGTGCTTTCATTAGAATGCTGGAAATTTTGTTGCAATGTAATGACAAAGTGTTTGCAGGATTTCGAAGAGCTTGTTGTGGAGCATTTCAGGAAGCGTGGCTCTTACATTCTCAAGGCATGTGATGCTTACATGAAAGGGAACCTCATTGGCTCGCTCGCAAAAGATGCTTCTGCCAGTGATAGTATAACCAACTCGAATTCAGTTGGTTTCAAGCTAATGCTTGCTAAAGTGTTACCGAAACTTGTATCTGCTCTAAATGATGTTGGAGCTGAGTGTCAAGAATTCGAGCATCTGGCACAGTCATAGCAGTAGTCTTAAGGTATTCTGTGCGAAACTATTGAAGTGCTACGTCTCAGCATAGCACGCCCTAACTCGAGACAGTGGTACCATGTTCGATGGTTTGAGAAATCCGCAAGGATTCACTCATACAGTTGCAAAAATTTGTGAATTGACTGCAAAGTTGATCCATCTGTTTGCCATAGTTTTGAGGATTCAATTTCATTGCTCTTTGCGATTTCTCCGTCTTCGTCGACTGTATTTTGCTTCTGTTGTTAAGTGAGCTGCAAGAGGTGGAAAAGGGTGAGGGCAGTCAAATTTTTTTACAAGAACATGgggttttttttgttgtaaaatTCAGATTGTTTGTTTCTGCTTCTGCTTGCTCTCAACTCATTATACTATGAAACAAAATACAATTGGTCCAGTAATGAAATTTAgacattcttttatttttacttttgttttGTGCTGAAATTGATTATGATGTGCATCGCATGGATACGATGGTAGATGGAGAAAGAGAAGTTTCGATTTTACTGAAATTCAATTCTTTTGACCTACAAAATGTatcattattattgttgttatcATCAACGGCGGATTCAGGTGAGGTCGGAAAGTCACCACCGGAAAACTCCATTGTAATCTCTAATGGCCATTTGGACTGCCATCGGGAAACATGGGAGAATGCAATTTCATGTGTAATCAAAGCTTCgagcaatggcggatccaggtaGGATGGGGTTAGGCGACCGATGCTGATGACGACCTTATGTCATCCGCAATCCACATCTCATTCATACTCTAACTACATTTCATCGGCTATGTTATCATTCTCTTCAATTTTTCGCTTGGCCACAACTCACATACTTCAACCATACCTCTACTTAAAAAAATACGATATTCATACCCCCTCTACAAAAACTACAACGGATGGCACCCGTCCAAGCAGTCCGGCACCCACATTTTCCATCCGGTGCATTCACCGTTGTTCGACTCACGAGTTCTGTTTTCTATGCCAGGGTAAACTCAATCAAGTCTTTTAATTCACGTTACTCTTtaaacatcatttttttaattgagtAAATACACTTTTCGTACAAAATGTTTTACACTTATTTCAATTtgatacaaaaagttttaagtttacataattagtacaaaaagttatGTCGACGTTTAATTTTAATACAAACCGTTAGTACAACACTAACTCCGTTAATTGTGTGCTTATGTGGCATGTGACTCATCAAAATATACCAAAATGAATATAAAAGGAAGGAACAAATCGTTTGCCAACTTAGCATTGCCTTTAAAATGACCATTCACTCATCTTACTTTTTGATAGAGATGAACTCAAAGCTCCATAAGGGATCATCGCGACTGCCTTTACCTCCacgagaaaaaaatgaaataaagagagagatagagaagtTTTATTGTGAGAAGTGGATGTAATGCTCTCTTGGTTCACAGGTCTTTGAAGAATGAAGTCAAGAGTTGCTTATGGGAGTTGAGGAGTTTTTAtctagaattttgattttttaattagttgATGAGTCACATGCCATATAAGCACATAATTAACGGAGTTAATGCTGTAGTAACGGTTTGTATTGAAATTAAACGTCAACCTAACCTTTTGTACTAATTATGTAAACTTAAAACTTTTTATATCAGATTAAAACAAgtgtaaaacattttgtatgaaaagTGGATTTACCCCTAATTTCTTCGTGCTAGTTTTGCCAAAATAAAATTCTTCATTTAAATCCGGAGTTTGTAATCCAAATCCAGCAACAAACAGAGGCTACGAAACTCGAAATTAATCATCATAATTCAAAACCATCCTATCTTCAAAATCACATCAACAAAAAACCATTCCTCTCAGATTCAACAAATCATCGCGAGctgtaatatttaattataaaaataaataaagcataattTAAACATTaggttttttatttaaatttttgcaaTCATAAAGtttcaaatattatttaaatgagggtttaattgagtttttaaaagaaaatgattattgaagaaaaaataaaaaaaaatttaaagggAGAGTAGAAAGGTCCAAAATGCCCTCAAACATTAAATATTCACACTAGTGGTGCTTAAGGTTACTTTAGTCTTATCgtactaaaaatgataaaaaaaatattttatggaCCATTGGTGCATTTTTCGACAAGTTCAGGGACTATTAATGTAGTTCACTCTGAAAACAAAGACAATAAAAAGGCCAAAGGGCAAAGGGCAAAGGACAAAGAAGTTTCACTCaccaacaaaaataaaaaattaaaattaaataaaaattgaataaaatttttaaaaaaccaTTGTCATACACTAGTATAGTAGTATAAGATAAAAATTCCCTTTTGAAATGAATAAATCCAAAGCATCCAGTCGATTTTGGTTTCATTAAATCTCCATACCACATTCTTCTACTCCCCCCCCCCCACAATGTTACTCATTATTTAACAAATTTATTGATCTGTTTAATTTTTAGTTGAATTTCTTATTATTAAGTGGTTAATTTTACCTAATCAATAAGTAATAGTAGCATATTTATGAAATTAGTTTTTATGAACAAATTGCAAATTGGTTTGAGTTACAATTTGTGGATCGAGTGAAATTATTGGTCACATTTATGCAACAAAAATTGCGCGGAGAAAGAGAAATTGTTATAAGTTGATTCATATGCTTTAATGGCGAATCGTGTTTAAATTTTCAATcttatcattatattttttctaaAGAAGGATAACATACAAAAACAAATTATTATAAgttaatcatataatataaaagtcAATTTAAAACTTGTAAAGATCATGTGACAAACAGCTGGCAGCGTCATGTTTTCTTTTATAAGTGGATGTAATAGTGTGGGGTGCTATCCTAATTTGGAAAGTGctttttttggaaaataaattgtgatCTAGTTTAATATGAATCTACCTTACCAAAAGCTAAATGCTCTCATAATTATTTCTATATTTCCTTCGTCCAACAATAGATgtccatattttttcattttgatatgTTCTACTTTATGAGCCAAAGtgcacttttactataaatagcaCATAAAAATTATGAGCAAGATTTCACTTTTACAATAAATAGCACATAAAATCACATTTCaagcatattttattataaaaataagacaTCATAAAACAATTTCAAAAGAAAATAGATTCTTAATTTCTCCAATCCCACCCTCAAAATAggacataaataaaattagctcATATGACACTTCCTTATTAGTGGATGTGTTTATCATGAGTGTATAAATTAACAAATTTACTGagttaaatgaagagaaaataaattaaaaaaattaatatattaatttttgtattaaagAGAAATATGTTAATCACAATGAGatgattaaaaaatgaatataactCAACTATAATGGGAGAGAAGTACTACTAACATAATTTATCAACTATCTacgaatatttaaaaattgCGACCCATAAAAGAAACACAAGAAATTAGCATATAGTAAGTACAAAGGAAGTCTATAAAATGTAGTAATACTTTTCAATATACCTACAAAATGGCCCAACCTTTGA is part of the Salvia splendens isolate huo1 chromosome 22, SspV2, whole genome shotgun sequence genome and encodes:
- the LOC121787336 gene encoding probable ubiquitin-conjugating enzyme E2 23, yielding MESEQKSGILDANNDYKATSEESNSSSCGRSGDQNMSYDNKPGEILQNLQNVSYIYRQDVVRCKSKTQIGIVTEVAGDSDSDSDSDSSITDDEDEDEDGGGVDNEKDDEAGSNEEGDLENDENSGENAVDSNESNDSKNNPLTADQVRVLWMDGAATTETTTDVEVIDRGFLHGDYVAAASDPTGQIGIVVDVNINVDLLTHDGSVIKDKASRDLMRIRDFTIGDHVVLGPWLGRIEDVFDNVTVQFDDGSVCKVMKADPLHLKPVGKNILEDGHFPYYPGQRVQSSSSSVFKNSRWLSGSWKANKVQGTVINVTVGSVFIYWIASAGYGPDSDTTPAEEQSPKNLKLLSCFAHTNWQLGDWCLLPFSKESTVTTLNKGSNKADSHDSTKGEHEFTGTVDDSDAEMATTEQSSENNKSIGNDLVASSVQNCETSKENKTSAEDSGNSSVPASKEVLHRKKLRKVVVRKDKKSRKKLENFERALLICNTSTKVDVVWQDGKIKCDLDSTSLIPIDSPGDHEFVAEQYVVEKAADSDDAVETRRVGVIKSVDAKDRTACVRWLKPVARAEDPREFDKEEMVSVYELEGHPDYDYCYGDVVVRLSPISLPDQMDSLVHSVENMALTHPDELKQENGEHYGCGSTETTLIHDESTEFADLSWVGNITGLRDGDIEVTWADGMISTVGPQAIYVVGRDDDESIAGGSDGDDAASWETVEDDTDNVNDPEDHGMENAVDSRPEIEDETINAENSGKNGALSLPLAAIGFMTRLASGIFSRGQKNSDPSEIDIQNEDVLQPEAKDHDGGSSSHKQHDIDERLAKLTKCEEEDHEAAEASDLLEIAETLCNLKPPESNASAREEFISTFKGFDIVRDPLDHNFLGSQNQNNSARKWLKKVQQDWDILQNNLPEGIYVRVYEDRMDLLRAVIVGAYGTPYQDGLFFFDFHLPPEYPDVPPSAYYHSGGWRINPNLYEEGKVCLSLLNTWTGRGNEVWDPSTSSILQVLVSLQGLVLNAKPYFNEAGYDKQVGTAEGEKNSLSYNENTFLLNCKMMMYLMRRPPKDFEELVVEHFRKRGSYILKACDAYMKGNLIGSLAKDASASDSITNSNSVGFKLMLAKVLPKLVSALNDVGAECQEFEHLAQS
- the LOC121787069 gene encoding trafficking protein particle complex subunit 2-like protein, translating into MIVCLAVVGHENNPLYIQSFTESDDALKLHHIVHCSLDVIDERVNNPKKSSPAINEAFLGLLYPTENYKVYGYLTNTKVKFILVTTDLDIRDADVRNFFRKFHAAYVDAVSNPFHIPGKKITSRTFGERVSSIVKPFGLNSAS